AAGCTACAAGTGAAACTGTGAATATATCACAGTTGATGTCCAATGCAAGACCAGGAGATAGATTGGTAGTGCAGGTAGATCAAGTATTAAGAAGAAATTTTAGAGGAAATACTGAAGAGGTAGCGCTAGGTGAGCAAGTCTTCCCGATTACTCTAAATTAATAGAATTTAAGAAATTAACAGGTTATGAAAAAGTTTGTGATATTAGCGTTGGGAGTTGTGTTGATGGTTGTTGTACAACCGTCAAAAGCTCAAGAATCGGCAAATGATGGGTATAATCCAAATTCGGTTTACCCAATTCATGAGGACGATATGTTTTTTAAGAAGCGTGTTTGGAGACGAATGGATTTGAAGGAAAAGCAAAACAAGCCATTCTTTTCATCTAATAATGAAATTACCAAACATATAGTAAATGCTGCCAAAGCAGGAATACTTCCTATCTACAAAGGGGACTCCATGGTTAATAGAATGACCAAAGAGGAATTCTTGGAAAAATTGGAAGACCCAAGCTTGAAAGATATGAATATGGGTGGTGCTGACGATGGTTGGGGAGATTCTGGTGGTGATGCATGGGGTAGTGATGATGGATGGGGTGATACAGCTGATGCTGCAGAAGAGGAAGAAGAAAGTGCTCCAACTACAGAGATTTCTACCCAATTTACAGTTAGGCAGATGTCAACCTTGGAAATAGTAGAGGATATGATATTTGATAAGCAGCGTTCCGTGCTAGTTTGGGATATTCAAGCTGTAAAAATTATTATTCCTGCGGCAAACTTTACTTCAGGCGTTGAAAGAACAGTTGGGGTTTTTAAATATCTTGATTTGGTGGATCTGTTTAGAAGCAATCCAGAACAAATGATTTGGTTTAATCCGCAAAACAGTGCTGAGCATAAAAATTTAGCAGATGCTTTTGCTTTAAGATTGTTCAATGCCAGAATCGTGAAGGTTGCTAACCCTGATGATAACATGATTATTGACGTGTATTCGGAATCACCTAAGCAAGGTATAATGGCCTCTCAGTGGTTAGAATATGAATTAATGGAAAAAGAACACGAATTGTGGTCTTATTGATCAAAAGATTTAGAATTGTTCAAGAGGAAGGTGTATACCTTCCTTTTTTTATTTAAAGGCTTTTATGATTAACTCGGCCTTAGAGTTGCCTACAATTTTACTAAGATTTTCAAAAGAAGCTTCTTTTATCTTCTTTACAGATTTGAAATGATTGAGTAACTGGTCGATTGTTTTTTCTCCAATTCCTTCAATTCCTTCTAGTTCAGTAGTGAAACTATTCTTGCTCCTGATTTGTCTGTGGAAGGTGATGGCAAAGCGGTGTGCTTCATCTCTAAGTCGCTGAATTAACTTTAATGACTCGCTTTTCTTGCTGATATGGACTGGATAGGGATCTTCGGGAAAGTATATTTCCTCTAGTCTTTTAGCAATGCCTATTATTGGAATTTTGCCGTATAGTTCCAATTCATTTAATGCTTTTACTGCTGCACTTAGCTGACCTTTTCCTCCGTCTATTACAATTAAATTGGGTAAATCTTGCTGTTCATCTAGTATTCTTTTGTATCGTCTTCCTACAATTTCTGTCATAGAGGCAAAATCATCTGGGCCAATCACAGTTTTAACATGATAATGTCTGTACTCACTCTTTTTGGGTCGAGCATTCTTGAAGTGAACCATAGACGCTGTTGGATTGGTGCCTTGCATGTTGGAGTTGTCAAAACATTCAATTTTAAGGGGAAGCTCCTTTAGGCGAAGGTCTGTCTGGAGTTGCTTTAGTACCCTAAGTTCTTTTATCTTACTGGACTCATTTTGATTCAGTTTTTCCTTTTTAAAGAACAAAGCGTTTTTCAAACTCATTTCAACAAGTTTCTTTTTGTCCCCAATTTGAGGTTTAATAAAATGAAAACTCTCTGCTAAGTTCTCAATCTCGATATTTGTTAAAATTTCATTTGTAGTACTCTCATAGAGCTTCCGTAAATCGATTAATGCTAATAGTAGTAATTCTTGATCTGACTCGTCTAGCTTCTTTTTTAATTCAATCGTCTTGGTTACATTAATGCTTCCGTTTTTCACACGCATGTAATTGACAAATGCATATTTATCCTCCGATATAATGCTACACACATCGATATCTGTAAGTCTTGGATTAACAACTAGTGATCTGCTATGAAATTTCTCTAGGAGGTCGAACTTTTCTTTAAATTTATGTGCCTTTTCAAAATCTAGTTCATCAGCTGCACTTTGCATATTCTCTTTGAAGTGTAGCTTAGGGATATTTAGATTTCCCTTTAGTATTTCAGCTGCTTGGTTAATATCTTTTTGATAGTTATCATGATTTTGTAAGCCTTCACATGGCCCCTTACAATTGCCAATATGGTATTCAAGACAAACCTTAAATTTTCCTGTTTTAATATTCTGATCTGTAAGATTTAGTTTACAGGTTCTAATAGTATATAACTTCCTAATTAATTCTAAGACATTGTTCATTGCCCTCACACTAGCATACGGGCCAAAATATGTTCCGTTTCTAGGAATTCTCTTTCGAGTTGAAATAATTCTTGGGAAAGGCTCATTTGTAATACACAAATAAGGGAAGGATTTATCGTCCTTCAGTAGAATGTTGTATTTAGGTTGTAACTCCTTTATTAATGAGTTTTCAAGAAGAAGGGCATCAAATTCGGAGTTGACAATTGCTATTTCAATTTTTTCAATCTCGCGAACTAATCTTATTGTTTTTCTATTATGATTTGCAGATTTATTGAAATAGCTTGATACCCTATTTTTTAAATTTTTTGCTTTTCCTACATAAATTATTTCCCCAGATGAATTATGAAATTTGTAAACCCCAGGTAGTTTAGGTAATTCATTTAAATCTTGAGGCTTGAGAAATACCGCATCGTACATTTCACAATTTTTTATTGTATGCCATCAACATCCAATTTTTGAATTTGTTCAGTGGAATCGGTTACATTGTTTTGTTGCATCATATATTGCTCACAATCCAATTCTATGGACAGAGTAGATGGTTTTTTAAATTCTCCTTTACTTACTGCTAACTCCTCATCTTCGTAAACTTTCTTCATAAATTTCTCCCAGATTGGCATTGCCATTCTTGCTCCTTGCCCCAAACCAATATTTCGGAAATGTATACTTCTATCGTCTCCCCCAACCCACGCGCCAGCAGCGATGTCCTTGGTTACACCAACAAACCAACCATCTGAATAATTTTGAGTGGTCCCAGTTTTTGCTCCTATTTCATTTTCCTCTCTTAATTCCCTATCCAAGCCTAAAGCAGTGCCGCCTGAAATTTCGGTGGATCCTTTCAACATATGAAGCATGGCATAGGCAGTTTCAGAACTTAATGCCTCTCCAGTTTTAGGGACAAATTGCTTTAATATCTTTCCGTTTTTATCCTCAATCCTTTCAATGTAAAATGGTTTAGTATAAAAGCCTTCGTTCACAAAAGTACTGTAAGCACCAATTAACTCATAAATTGATACATCCGAAGTGCCTAAACACAATGAAGGAACTGCATCTAAAGGACTTTCTATACCAAGTCTTTGAGCATAGTTGACCACAGTTTGAGGACCGATTTTCTTCATAACGTAAGCAGTTCCAGAGTTTAGTGACCGAGCCATAGCTTGCCTTAAGGTCATGGTTTCTCCTGAAAACTTCCCATCTGAGTTAGAAGGTGTCCAAGTTGGTGGATCTCCTGGGACTTCAAATGTAACAGGCACATCTTCTATTTGGTAACAAGGAGAATATCCGTTATCAATTGCAGCTGCATAAACAAGTGGCTTAAATGTGGATCCAGGTTGTCTTCTTCCCTGTTTTACATGGTCATATTTAAAATACTTATAGTTAATGCCCCCTACCCAAGCCTTGATGTGACCATTATTAGGGTTCATGGCCATAAATCCAGCGTGTAGGAATTGCTTGAAATAACGAATTGAATCCATTGTGCTCAGTACTGTATCAATTTCACCCCCCCAACTAAAAACCTTCATAGATCTGGGTTCCTTTAGCTTTTGAAATATTTTCTTTTCATCATTTCCAAACTCATCTTTCCAATATTTATAGGCTTGTGTTTTTCTAGCTTCATTTTCAACAAAGTCTTTTATTACTCTTCCGGATTCATCTCTCCAAGGCGCTTTCCCTTCCCAATGTTCATCGAAAAGCTCCTGTTGGAACTTCATGTGTTCTTCAACAGCCTCCTCAGCATACTTTTGCATCCTACTGTCGATGGTCGTATAAATTCTTAAACCATCTTCATAGAGATCGTAGCCATTAGCTTTGCTCCAGGCCAAAAGATCCCATAAAATAACTCCTCTGAAGTATGTAGCAAGTCCATCATTATGATTTTCAACGTCATAATCTAATTCTATCGGTTTGCTTGATAATGAATCATAAGCGGTGTCATCTATATAACTATATTTTCTCATTTGATTCATTACAGTATTTCTCCTTTGAAATGCATTTTCAGGCTGGTAAACCGGGCTGTACAAATTCGGATTTTTGCATAGACCAACTAAAACAGCTGCTTCAGGAATCGTTAGTTGGTCAGGAGTAGTATTAAAAAATGTTTTGGAAGCTGTTTTTATCCCAAATGCATTACTTCCGAATTCAAATGTATTGAGGTACATTGCGATAATCTCCTTCTTGGTATAGGATCTTTCTAATTCTACAGCAACTATCCATTCTTTCATTTTGGCTATTACTAAACCTAGAACAGGAACATTATTTAAACTTCCATTTGATAAATCGCTTCGTGTCCTAAATAATATTTTGGCCAATTGTTGTGAAATTGTACTTCCCCCACCAGCACTTTTATCAAACATTAGAATAGATTTGAAGAATACTCGTCCCAAACCTCTAAGATCAATACCTGAATGCTCAGTAAAGCGTATGTCCTCTGTGGCGATTAGTGCATTTACAACATTAGGAGAAAGTTCATCAAAAGTCACTTGACTTCTGTTATACCTATAATATTTCCCCATTTCCTTATTATCAGCAAAGTATAAGATGGAAGACAAATCACTTTTAGGGTTTTCAAGGGATTTTAAGCCAGGTAGTTCCCCATACCAGCCGTTAAGATTAATGCTGATACTGTAAATAAATAAGGCAAAACCAATGATGGAAATAATAAAAATAGCCCACATTGCCGCTACAGCTTTAAATATCTTTGATTTTTTCATATTAGTTGAACTCATAAATTTGCAGTCAAATCTAAAAAATGCCTATGGTGTTACTTGGTAATTTGTATTGAAAAATTCAGTATAACTGTCCGCCACTTTTGCTTGATAGAAGATTTGAAAATTATCTTTTGAGATTACAAAATTACTAAAATTTAGGCTTTTGAAATTTTTTAAGGGTGATAAATCACTATTAAATTTCTTAAAAAATGCTTCTGCAATCTCTTTTCCCTCAAATTCGCTCAATAGTATCATTGAATAGTCATCATTAAAAACAAGATTTCCAGATTTTAATTCTTGTTCAGGGAAGAATTTATTTCCAAAATCCTCTATTTCCTGCGGAAGTACACCAGCCAACGCTTTATTTTTTTCATACAGAACAACGAAGTAGTGGGCCTGCTCAAAAAATGGGACGTATTTGATTTGTTCATTTTGTTGCCTTTTCTTATCAAGGTTGTCAATTGCAGCTAAAAGGCTTTTAGCAAAGCTGTATAATTCACTTTCTGGATAATTCTCCATAAAGCTTTGCAACTTGAACTTATAAGGATTTTTACCGTCCGTAATTCCGGTAATAAGAGCCTCTAAAAGTTTTAAATTGTCTTCATAATCATTTTCAGGATAGTTATTTAAACCCTCATTGATTTCTTTGATGGCTCCCTGATAATTTTCATTTTGATAAAGACGATAGGCCTTTTCGTAGATCACTTTCACTTTGGCACTTGCCAAATTACTTTCTTCCTGATAATTAGGGTTTTCTATAAGTTTGGCGAAAATTGTGTTGGGAAAACTCTTGAGTAGTTCGTTAGCAAATGTTTGAGCTTTTACCTCTTCTTTATCTTCATAGTAGATATATAATAAGTAAAGAATTTCAGCGCGGTACTCTGTCTTTGGGAAGCGGCTTAAGAGTGTTTCATAAGTGTCTATGGCATCTTTCTTCTCTTGTAAATCAAAATTATAGATATTTCCCAATTTATAATAAGCTATTTCCATTTCGTTAAATAGCTTTTCTTGTTGCTCTTTTTCAAATGGAATCGAATTAAAGAATTTTTCTCTTTCTTGAGCTATCAAGTCCTCTTCAGATAAGTCTTCTTCCCTATCAGCTACAGATTCTTTAGGGGCACTTTCCTGCTCTTCCGACCTACTCTCGTCAAAAACTTGTGTTCTTTTCATTCTCCAATCATCTTGTAATGATCGATTTCCCCAAATTCTTTTAAAAGTATTTCTCCCTTGAGCTACTGTTGCTTGATCATAAAAATAAAATCCACCACCTGGTGCTGTATTGGTTTGGATATTTGGACCTTGTTCAAATGCAGTCGTCTTATTGTTAGCAGCCTGATTTCTTTCAGCCCTTTCACGTTTTCTTTTTTCTTCTTTTTCTTTTTCGATTCTTTCATTCCTTTGTGCCAAAAATATTTTATTAATTGCACTGCTGTCCATTTGGGCAAGACTTACTAATGAATCGTTTTCTTGAATTGTATTTATCTGCTTAATAAAATCTGAAAGTACCGATTGTCTTGTAGCAACCTGTTGATAAATAGTTTCATCTTCCGGCATGATTTTATAAGCACTATCGTAATATGCCTTAGCCAAGGGGTATTTTTTAAGTTCATCGAAATACAGCAAGCCCAATTTGTGGTAGGAGAAAGATTTTTGTCGTTGATTATCAACACTATTTTCGATCGATGATTTATAAAATGGGATAGCTTCTTCAATATTTCCCTGTTTTAGTTCAAACTCACCCATCTCGTAGTAAATCTTGTCTTTAAAGTCCACATTTTTACCATCTTTCAGTAACTGTTCAAAATACTTTCTGATCTTTTTAATATCCTCACCTTTCGACAGCTCTGTTACTTGTGCCATGTTTAATCTAGCGTAAAATGATAATTCATAAGGAGGCCTGTTATTGAGAACTTCTCCATAGTTATCATAAGCAACGGCATCTAATTTTGATTTTTGGTAAAGTTGCCCCAAGATAAAATGCATTTTAGCTTTTTCAGGACCTTTGGACATTAATTTTATGGCAGCGCTTAAGTACTTAATAACATTATTAGGATCATTTAAGATTTGATAATAATGAGCAGCATTTAGATACAATTTTCTCTTATTCGCTTTAGATAATTTTTGTCTATTTAAGTAGTCAATAACTGCTAAAGCATTATTTAATTCACCATATTCTGTAAAGGTTCTAACAAGATAGGTAAGTGCTAAATATTTTGTTTGATCATCTTTACTATTGACATTAACATACTTTAAGGTCTCAATTGATTCTTCATATTCTCGATTTAGCATCCTGGCAATACCTACTAAAATATAGCTATCATCAACCCATTTACTTACTTTATGTCTTTGAATAGCTATTGATGCTTTTTTTATAATATCGTCTACTTTTTCTTGATTCGCATTAACAATATTTGTGTCAATTGGAGCTTTAACTTTTAAAACCCTGTTAAAATTGTTTTGGTGAGCATCCTCTATTTCTAATAATACCTCTTGGAGTTTTTCGTTTGCAATAAAATATGCATTGTATTTTGCTGTAACATTATGATAACTATATCCGACAAGGCCAGAGTTTTCAGGTGAACAGGCTGCAATCATTAAGAAAAAGCCTAGTAGTAGGTATCGATATTTTTTGATATAGTAACTCACTGTAATTTTCAAACGACTAAAATAAGCGATTCATATAAGAAAAGTATTGAGAGTCGTTGATAATATGTATTTTTGCATTAAATAATAAAAAAACAAAGTTGCGAATAAGAAAGACAATGTCCAATTGGCTTACCACAAGATATCAAATGGTGGTAAGAAACGAAGAAAACTTGGCTGAAGTATCTACCATTAACTTTACTTATGCAAAGGTAGCGGTTATTAGTTTATTATCTTTTATTATAATATTTATTGGGGCATTATATTTATCCCAATCTTTATTGGCACAATGGTTTGATCCAAGACATACTACGATGGAGTATAATCAAAAACTATTGTCCTTGACTACAGAAATGGATTCTCTGAAATCAAGACTGAGAGCTCAAGACCGGTTTATTGGGAATTTACAAACAATTTTACAGGGAGACGTGCCGGATGGAGAGACTTATAGAGAGCCAGATCAAGTGAACACTGATGATCTGAACAAGGATTTTAACCCTCAGAAGATAGATGCAGGAGATTCCATTATTAGACAGGAATTTGAAGAGCAGGACTTTAGTTTAACCAGCTATTCAAGTAATAATTACTCCGATGAATTAAAAGATATTTTCTTTTTTCCACCAATTCAAGGAATAGTAAGTTCACCTTACGATATGAGTATTGACCACTATGGAATTGATATAGTGGCAAAAACAAATGAACCAGTAAAATCTATTGCGGATGGAACCGTTATATTATCATCATGGACTCAAGACGGAGGATATGTGATTGCGGTTCAACATAGAGCAAATTTAATTTCAGTAATCAGGCATAATTCGGCATTATTGAAAAAAGTTGGTAATTTTGTAAATGCTGGCGAAGTAATCTCCATAATTGGCAATTCTGGGGAACTAACTACGGGACCACATGTTCATTTAGAAATATGGTATAATGGAAATCCGGTGGATCCGGAAGAATTTATTACTTTTTAATATAATAGGAAAAGGAAACGGAGATGTTTAATAACAAGCAAGATAAGATACAAATGGCACAAGATATCACAAGTTCAAGCAATACTATCGGTAAAGGAACTACGATAAATGGGGATTTAGAAACCTTTGGAAATATCCGAATTGATGGTAAGGTAATAGGCAATATCAAAACTAAATCAAAATTAGTCTTAGGTAATACTTCTCATATTGAAGGCAATGTATTGTCGCAAAATGCGGAGATTGAAGGGGAAGTTAAAGGAGTTGTAGAAATTACAGAGTTATTGGTTTTAAAACCATCTGCAGTAGTGCATGGTGATATAATTACTAATAAATTGATTGTAGAATCAGGAGCTACTTTTAATGGAGAGTGTAAAATGGGCGTTACCAACAAATCCATTAAAATAGGAGATGAAACTGCTAACGGACAATCAAACCCTAAAATTGAAAAAGCAAAAGCCGTTTAATAATTATTTAAAATTCTCTGGATTAGCTATTCAAATGGCTGTAACAATTTACTTGGGACATCTCCTAGGTGAATACATTGACGAAATTGCTGGAAGTGGATCGGATATTTATACCAAAATAATCACGCTTTTAGCAGTTTTTCTTTCAATTTTTGTTGTAATCCGAGAAGTAATTAGGTCTCAGGAATAAATCAATGTACAAAAGACTTATACTCTTCACCTTAATAACAGTAGCAATAGCTGTTTCTGCACTTTTTTTTCAAAAATGGTATATTTCAAGTCAGAATGAGTTTTTATCGTATTCATTAGATTCTGTTTATATATTTCACTTCATTGCATTTATTTTTATAGTAGGATCAGTTGAGCTTTTAAGCAAAAAGCTTCCAGATCAGGTGGGTTACTTCTACTTGGCTAGCGTTTTTGTTAAGATCGGCCTCTTCGTACTGGTCTTTAAAGACACTATTTTTTCAGAGACATCCATGGATTTTCTTGAGCGAATATCTATCATAATTCCCTTTTTTATGTTTTTAGTATTTGAGGCGATCTATAGCGGAAGGCTAATGAATGCCAAGGATAATGAGTGAAATTTCAAAGGGCAAAAAACTTAATAAAAAAATTATGTTTATTAAGAAAATGATTACCTTTGCCCCCAAATTAAGGCAATCGTAAAAAGTAGAATGATCAATCCAACTATAATGAGAAACACATTGTTGTTCGCACTATTAATATCGCTAATCAACGTTAATACGTTATTTGCGGTTGCAGGAGGTTCAGAAGATGGTGGACAAATTGACACTAAAGAGGAGATTAACGAATATATTCAGCATCACTTGCAAGATTCTCATGATTTCACTTTTTGGACTAGTGGTAAAACTGGAACGCATTACGGATTTTCTCTTCCGGTAATATTATGGTCTGATGGATTGCATGTTTTTTCTTCCTCTAACTTTGATCACGGTCATGAGGTGGCTGAATCAAATGGGAAACACTTTGCCTTGTTTCATGGGAAAGTTTATGAAACTAATGCGGAGGGAGAAATCAACTTAGATGAAGAGGGTCACGCTACTAATCCAAAGCCTTTGGATATTTCAATCACTAAAAATGTAGTAGGGATGTTGCTAACGTCTTTATTGATGTTCTTAGGATTTATTTCATTAGCTAAGGGATACAATAAAAGATCAATTCCTAAAGGAGTTGGAAGAATTTTGGAGCCTCTAGTGATTTACGTCAGAGATGAAATAGCTAGACCTAATATTGGTTCTAAGTACGAGAAATTCATTCCATATCTACTCACAGTATTTTTCTATATCTGGATTTTAAACTTATTAGGATTAACTCCATTAGGATTTAATGTCACTGGTAATATTGCAGTTACTGTAGGATTAGCTTTGATTACCTTTTTTGTAACACAGTTTAGCGGGAATAAAGATTATTGGAAACATATTTTTTGGATGCCAGGTGTTCCTGTTCTTATGAAGATTATTTTAATGCCTATTGAGGTGTTGGGAATGTTCACTAAGCCATTCGCATTATTAATTCGTTTGTTTGCAAACATTACGGCAGGTCACGTGGTAGTAATGAGTTTGATCGCCTTAATTATTACAATGCGTTCACAATTTGGAATTGTTGCTTCTTCAAGTATTTCATTTGGATTGGCATTTTTTATTACGCTAATAGAATTATTAGTGGCTTTTCTTCAGGCCTACATTTTTACAATGCTGTCAGCATTGTTTATAGGTATGGCAGTAGAGGAGCATCATTAAAAGTGTATTTTTGTTTAATTTAATATAAATCAACTATCATGTACAATTTAATTGGAGCAGGATTAATCGTAATCGGTGCTGGTATCGGACTAGGTCAAATTGGTGGAAAAGCAATGGAAGGTATTGCTAGACAACCTGAGGCTTCTGGAAAAATTCAGACCGCTATGATTATCATCGGTGCATTATTAGAAGGATTAGCATTTGGTGCTTTGATCCTTGCTGGATGATTTAATCCTAAAAAGTAACGCTATTTGTATGCGCTAGGCTGCAAATAGCGTTTTTTAAAACTTAAATTAATCAAATTAAGAGATGGAACAATTAATAAATGACTTTTCTCCGGGCTTGTTTTTCATGCAGCTCTTCATTTTCCTTGTTCTCTTGTTTTTATTGTCAAAGTTTGCTTGGAAGCCAATTTTGAACTCATTAAAAGCTAGAGAAGGCAGTATTGCAGATGCATTGCAATCAGCTGAAAATGCAAAAGAAGAAATGGCAAAGTTGCAGGCTGATAATCAAAAACTACTGCAAGAGGCAAGATTAGAGAGAGATAAGCTATTGAAAGAAGCAACGGATATTGCTAATAAAATAAAGGAGGAAGCTAAATCTGATGCAGCAAAGCAAGCTGACAAAATGATTGCGGACGCTAAAAGCTCTATCGAGGTGGAGAAAAATGCTGCTTTGAAAGAAGTAACTACTAAAGTTGCAGAACTTTCATTAAATATAGCCGAAAAGCTTATCCGTAAAAACTTATCTGACGATAAAGCACAAAAGGCTTTAGCGGAAGATTTCATGAAAGATTTAAAACTCAATTAATCTGATCAAATGTCAGAATATAGAATTGCATCCCGTTATTCCAAATCTTTAATTGATCTCGCAGTTGAGAAAAATCAGCTAGAAGAGATTAAGGAGGATATGGAGCTGTTATCTAAGGTCTGTAAGGAAAACAGAGAGTTTATCCTTATGTTAGATAATCCGATTTTGGAGAGCGTGAAAAAGGCTGCTGTTATCAGGGCAGTATTCAAAGATAAGGTACAAGAAATGACATCTTTGTTTTTTGATATTGTTTCAAGAAAACACAGGGAGTCTGTTTTACCTGAAATGGCAAAAGTTTTCAAGCAGCTTTATAATGAGCATAAGGGGATTATTACTGCTGAAGTAAGCACTACATTCAAACTGGATGATAGTTTGCGTTCTGAAGTGATTAAAATAGTTAAAGAGATTTCCGGTAAGGAGGTTGAATTAAGCGAAAAAGTAGATGAATCTTTGATTGGTGGCTTTTTAATCCGCGTGGGTGATAAGCAAATTGATGAATCCATTCAAAGTAAGATGAATGATTTAAGAAGGGAATTAACCCGAAATCAATATATCAAACAGATTTAAAAAATTAATTAACCTATAATAATAGAATAATGGCAGAGGTTAGACCAGACGAGGTTTCAGCAATATTAAGAGAACAACTTTCAGGCTTCAAAACAGAAGCTCAATTAGAAGAAGTTGGTACCGTCCTTCAAGTTGGTGATGGTGTGGCAAGAATTTATGGCTTAACACAAGCACAATCCGGTGAGTTGTTGGAATTTGAAAACGGCTTACAAGCATTGGTGTTGAACTTGGAAGAAGATAACGTTGGTGCTGTATTGTTCGGTAGCTCTCAAGGAATTAAAGAAGGCGATGCTGTAAAAAGAACAGGAAAAATTGCTTCAATTAAAGTGGGAGATGGCATTGCTGGTAGAGTAGTTGATACTTTGGGGCAGCCAATTGATGGAAAAGGGCCGATCGAAGGTGAACTTTTTGATATGCCTTTAGAGCGTAAAGCTCCAGGTGTAATATTCCGTGAGCCAGTTAGTGAGCCTCTTCAAACGGGTATTAAATCAATTGATGCTATGATTCCTGTTGGTAGGGGTCAGCGGGAGTTGATTATTGGTGACCGTCAGACTGGTAAAACGGCCGTGGCGATTGATGCCATTATTAATCAAAAAGAATTCTATGATGCTGGTAATCCAGTTTATTGTATATATGTAGCTATCGGACAGAAAGCTTCTACTGTAGCTCAAATCGTTGCAGAGTTAGAGAAAGCTGGTGCAATGGCTTATACTACTATTGTTTCTGCTTCTGCAGCTGATCCAGCTCCTTTGCAGTTCTTTGCCCCTTTCGCTGGTGCTGCTATCGGTGAGTACTTCAGAGATACAGGTCGTCCGGGATTGGTTGTTTATGATGATTTATCTAAACAAGCGGTTGCATATCGTGAGGTTTCTTTGCTATTAAGAAGACCTCCAGGACGTGAAGCATATCCAGGAGATGTATTTTACTTACACTCTCGTTTATTGGAAAGAGCTGCAAAAGTAATTAATGACGATACTATTGCTAAAGATATGAATGACTTGCCACCTTCTTTGAAGGATAAAGTAAAAGGTGGAGGTTCTTTAACTGCGCTTCCAATTATTGAAACCCAGGCGGGTGATGTTTCAGCGTATATCCCAACAAACGTAATTTCGATTACAGATGGTCAGATATTCTTAGAAACCAACTTGTTTAATGCTGGTATTAGACCCGCTATTAACGTTGGTATTTCAGTATCTCGTGTAGGTGGTAATGCGCAGATTAAATCAATGAAAAAAGTATCTGGTACCTTGAAGCTAGATCAAGCTCAGTTCCGTGAATTAGAGGCTTTCTCTAAGTTTGGTTCTGATTTGGATCCAGCAACGAAAAGAATCATTGAAAGAGGTAAGCGAAACCAAGAAATCTTGAAGCAAGGACAGTATTCTCCTGTTGCTGTGGAGCAGCAAGTGGCGATTATTATTGCTTCTACAAAAGGATTCTTAGATAGAGTCCCTGTTGATAAGGTTAGAGCTTTCGAAAAGGAGTTTGCCA
This is a stretch of genomic DNA from Marivirga harenae. It encodes these proteins:
- a CDS encoding bactofilin family protein — translated: MAQDITSSSNTIGKGTTINGDLETFGNIRIDGKVIGNIKTKSKLVLGNTSHIEGNVLSQNAEIEGEVKGVVEITELLVLKPSAVVHGDIITNKLIVESGATFNGECKMGVTNKSIKIGDETANGQSNPKIEKAKAV
- a CDS encoding M23 family metallopeptidase, translating into MSNWLTTRYQMVVRNEENLAEVSTINFTYAKVAVISLLSFIIIFIGALYLSQSLLAQWFDPRHTTMEYNQKLLSLTTEMDSLKSRLRAQDRFIGNLQTILQGDVPDGETYREPDQVNTDDLNKDFNPQKIDAGDSIIRQEFEEQDFSLTSYSSNNYSDELKDIFFFPPIQGIVSSPYDMSIDHYGIDIVAKTNEPVKSIADGTVILSSWTQDGGYVIAVQHRANLISVIRHNSALLKKVGNFVNAGEVISIIGNSGELTTGPHVHLEIWYNGNPVDPEEFITF
- a CDS encoding DUF6168 family protein; this encodes MYKRLILFTLITVAIAVSALFFQKWYISSQNEFLSYSLDSVYIFHFIAFIFIVGSVELLSKKLPDQVGYFYLASVFVKIGLFVLVFKDTIFSETSMDFLERISIIIPFFMFLVFEAIYSGRLMNAKDNE
- the atpB gene encoding F0F1 ATP synthase subunit A codes for the protein MRNTLLFALLISLINVNTLFAVAGGSEDGGQIDTKEEINEYIQHHLQDSHDFTFWTSGKTGTHYGFSLPVILWSDGLHVFSSSNFDHGHEVAESNGKHFALFHGKVYETNAEGEINLDEEGHATNPKPLDISITKNVVGMLLTSLLMFLGFISLAKGYNKRSIPKGVGRILEPLVIYVRDEIARPNIGSKYEKFIPYLLTVFFYIWILNLLGLTPLGFNVTGNIAVTVGLALITFFVTQFSGNKDYWKHIFWMPGVPVLMKIILMPIEVLGMFTKPFALLIRLFANITAGHVVVMSLIALIITMRSQFGIVASSSISFGLAFFITLIELLVAFLQAYIFTMLSALFIGMAVEEHH
- a CDS encoding tetratricopeptide repeat protein — its product is MKITVSYYIKKYRYLLLGFFLMIAACSPENSGLVGYSYHNVTAKYNAYFIANEKLQEVLLEIEDAHQNNFNRVLKVKAPIDTNIVNANQEKVDDIIKKASIAIQRHKVSKWVDDSYILVGIARMLNREYEESIETLKYVNVNSKDDQTKYLALTYLVRTFTEYGELNNALAVIDYLNRQKLSKANKRKLYLNAAHYYQILNDPNNVIKYLSAAIKLMSKGPEKAKMHFILGQLYQKSKLDAVAYDNYGEVLNNRPPYELSFYARLNMAQVTELSKGEDIKKIRKYFEQLLKDGKNVDFKDKIYYEMGEFELKQGNIEEAIPFYKSSIENSVDNQRQKSFSYHKLGLLYFDELKKYPLAKAYYDSAYKIMPEDETIYQQVATRQSVLSDFIKQINTIQENDSLVSLAQMDSSAINKIFLAQRNERIEKEKEEKRKRERAERNQAANNKTTAFEQGPNIQTNTAPGGGFYFYDQATVAQGRNTFKRIWGNRSLQDDWRMKRTQVFDESRSEEQESAPKESVADREEDLSEEDLIAQEREKFFNSIPFEKEQQEKLFNEMEIAYYKLGNIYNFDLQEKKDAIDTYETLLSRFPKTEYRAEILYLLYIYYEDKEEVKAQTFANELLKSFPNTIFAKLIENPNYQEESNLASAKVKVIYEKAYRLYQNENYQGAIKEINEGLNNYPENDYEDNLKLLEALITGITDGKNPYKFKLQSFMENYPESELYSFAKSLLAAIDNLDKKRQQNEQIKYVPFFEQAHYFVVLYEKNKALAGVLPQEIEDFGNKFFPEQELKSGNLVFNDDYSMILLSEFEGKEIAEAFFKKFNSDLSPLKNFKSLNFSNFVISKDNFQIFYQAKVADSYTEFFNTNYQVTP
- a CDS encoding AtpZ/AtpI family protein, giving the protein MKKQKPFNNYLKFSGLAIQMAVTIYLGHLLGEYIDEIAGSGSDIYTKIITLLAVFLSIFVVIREVIRSQE